A window of Eubacterium sp. 1001713B170207_170306_E7 contains these coding sequences:
- a CDS encoding ABC transporter ATP-binding protein: MEEVLQVQNLSKNYGGVTAVNGLSLSVARGEVFGLLGPNGAGKSTSIECMLGVKKANAGTVRVLGINPYEKRKQLFESIGVQFQETGYQDKIRVGEVCRMTAALYRQPADWQKLLEVFDIQGFEKQEVSQLSGGERQRLSVLLALIPNPELVFLDELTTGLDTRARREVWHYLKELKKDGLTIVLTSHFMDEVEVLCDRALILKRGKTQICGTIEAITAKSPCGCFEDAYLWFTGGDDDARV, translated from the coding sequence ATGGAAGAAGTTTTACAGGTGCAGAACCTGAGTAAAAACTACGGCGGCGTAACGGCTGTAAACGGCCTGAGCCTGAGCGTGGCCCGGGGAGAGGTCTTTGGACTTCTGGGGCCAAACGGCGCCGGAAAAAGCACCAGCATCGAGTGTATGCTGGGCGTAAAAAAAGCAAATGCCGGAACGGTAAGGGTTCTGGGAATCAACCCTTATGAAAAAAGAAAACAACTTTTTGAAAGCATCGGCGTCCAGTTTCAGGAGACAGGCTATCAGGATAAAATACGGGTAGGCGAGGTCTGCCGGATGACAGCCGCTCTCTACAGGCAGCCTGCAGACTGGCAGAAGCTGCTTGAGGTGTTTGACATCCAGGGCTTTGAGAAGCAGGAGGTAAGCCAGCTGTCCGGCGGAGAGCGCCAGCGCCTTTCCGTGCTGCTGGCCTTGATCCCAAATCCTGAGCTGGTCTTTCTGGACGAGCTGACCACAGGACTGGATACCCGGGCCCGCCGGGAGGTCTGGCATTACCTGAAGGAATTGAAAAAGGACGGGCTGACCATTGTGCTGACCTCCCATTTTATGGACGAAGTGGAGGTTTTGTGCGACCGGGCCTTGATTCTGAAAAGAGGGAAAACCCAGATCTGCGGAACAATAGAGGCGATAACAGCCAAAAGCCCCTGCGGCTGCTTTGAGGACGCTTATCTCTGGTTTACAGGAGGTGACGATGATGCGCGCGTTTAA
- a CDS encoding heavy metal translocating P-type ATPase — MNDTHHTMEHSHSMEGMGETDHSSMQMGGMDHHAMMVQDFKRRFWVSLIVMIPILILSPMIQMFLGVDWRFPGDSYVLLALSTFLFFYGGWPFLKGAKDELKQKSPAMMTLIALAIIVAYGYSAATVFGVQGSDFFWELASLIVIMLLGHWIEMRSVMGASKALEELAKLMPENAHMIMDSGETMDMPVSKLKTGQAVLVKPGEKIPIDGVVYEGDSEVNEAMITGESVPVEKKKGDEVIGGSVNGDGVLKFKVSHVGNDTFLSQVIRLVRDAQASKSNTQRLADKAAKWLFYIALVTGIVTFASWLVIEGNLNFAVTRAVTVIIICCPHALGLAMPLVTSVSTSLAAKNGLLIRNRAAFENARNLDTVVFDKTGTLTEGSFGVTDIQADSVSEDELLTIAASVEANSEHPIARGIVQAGKERSLAVLRVTDYQNLTGEGLRASVDGHLIKIVSPGYLKHEGIGFDQETYNKLAEEGKTVVFILRDNRLLGFIALSDRVRPTAKEAVDELKQMEVTAIMLTGDNRRAADYAAQQLDISSVFAEVLPGDKVSKIDELHRDGRKVAMTGDGVNDAPSLARADLGIAIGAGTSVAIETADVILIKSNPLDVVGILKLSRATFRKMVQNLIWATAYNVVALPLAAGVLYYQGIVISPAVGAVLMSLSTVIVAINARLLKLPKK, encoded by the coding sequence ATGAACGATACACACCATACAATGGAGCACAGCCACAGCATGGAGGGGATGGGCGAAACGGACCATTCATCCATGCAGATGGGCGGCATGGACCACCACGCGATGATGGTTCAGGATTTTAAAAGACGGTTCTGGGTGTCCTTGATCGTGATGATTCCCATCCTGATCCTTTCGCCCATGATCCAGATGTTTTTAGGCGTCGACTGGCGTTTCCCGGGGGATTCCTATGTCCTGCTGGCGCTGTCAACATTTTTGTTTTTTTACGGCGGCTGGCCCTTTCTCAAAGGCGCTAAGGATGAGCTGAAACAGAAATCTCCAGCCATGATGACACTGATCGCCCTGGCGATTATTGTCGCTTATGGTTACAGCGCGGCAACGGTATTTGGCGTGCAGGGGTCAGATTTTTTCTGGGAGCTGGCGAGCCTGATTGTCATTATGCTGCTGGGGCACTGGATTGAAATGCGCTCGGTGATGGGCGCATCAAAGGCTTTGGAGGAACTGGCAAAGCTCATGCCCGAAAATGCCCACATGATTATGGACAGCGGCGAAACGATGGACATGCCGGTCAGCAAGCTGAAAACCGGGCAGGCCGTGCTTGTGAAGCCCGGGGAGAAGATTCCCATTGACGGCGTGGTGTATGAAGGGGATTCAGAGGTCAACGAGGCCATGATCACCGGAGAATCCGTACCGGTCGAAAAGAAAAAGGGGGACGAGGTGATCGGAGGTTCTGTCAACGGTGATGGAGTTCTGAAGTTTAAGGTCAGCCATGTCGGAAATGACACCTTTTTATCCCAGGTGATCCGCCTGGTGAGGGACGCTCAGGCCTCCAAATCCAACACACAGCGGCTTGCGGACAAAGCGGCTAAATGGCTGTTTTACATTGCGCTGGTAACTGGCATTGTCACCTTTGCTTCATGGTTGGTGATTGAGGGAAACCTGAATTTTGCCGTTACCCGGGCAGTGACAGTCATTATCATCTGCTGCCCCCATGCCCTTGGCCTTGCCATGCCGCTGGTGACCTCGGTATCGACCAGCCTCGCGGCGAAAAACGGGCTGCTGATCCGCAATCGGGCCGCCTTTGAAAACGCCCGGAATCTGGATACAGTGGTGTTTGACAAGACAGGCACGCTGACAGAAGGCAGCTTTGGCGTGACGGACATACAGGCAGACAGCGTTTCGGAGGACGAGCTCCTGACCATTGCGGCCTCGGTGGAGGCAAATTCTGAGCATCCCATCGCCAGAGGAATTGTGCAGGCGGGAAAAGAGCGGAGCCTTGCAGTACTCAGGGTAACGGATTATCAGAATCTGACTGGTGAGGGACTGCGGGCCAGTGTGGACGGCCATCTCATTAAAATTGTCAGCCCGGGTTATCTGAAGCACGAGGGCATTGGCTTTGATCAAGAAACCTACAACAAACTGGCTGAAGAGGGGAAAACAGTGGTGTTTATTCTGCGCGACAACAGACTGCTGGGGTTTATCGCACTGTCCGACAGAGTGCGCCCGACAGCGAAGGAAGCAGTGGACGAGCTGAAGCAGATGGAGGTCACTGCCATCATGCTTACAGGAGATAACAGGCGGGCCGCGGACTATGCGGCGCAGCAGCTGGATATCAGCAGTGTGTTTGCCGAGGTACTGCCGGGGGATAAGGTCTCGAAGATTGACGAGCTTCACCGAGACGGGCGCAAAGTCGCCATGACCGGCGACGGTGTCAATGACGCGCCCTCCCTCGCCAGGGCGGACCTCGGTATCGCCATCGGCGCGGGCACCAGTGTGGCCATTGAGACCGCGGACGTTATTCTGATTAAGAGTAATCCTCTGGATGTGGTTGGCATTTTAAAGCTCTCGCGGGCGACCTTTAGGAAGATGGTACAGAATCTGATCTGGGCCACAGCCTACAATGTGGTGGCGCTGCCGCTGGCCGCAGGCGTGCTCTATTATCAGGGGATAGTCATCAGCCCGGCCGTGGGGGCAGTGCTGATGTCCCTGAGCACCGTCATTGTTGCCATCAACGCACGACTGCTGAAGCTGCCGAAAAAATAA
- a CDS encoding FtsX-like permease family protein, whose amino-acid sequence MKIIFRYILNNVRERKLRTAVMLLSIVLSCVLLFVSLCIGDSYEAAQRKMARGMAGSAAVAVSANPDQDGGAVSIALSAVPELPEIGCAVGILEAKGLYNEEGYYENFDLLAADPEKLSVINEPRLVSGETLRPLGKNGIVLPEKFTSKYGIRAGDTFSLEIGGEKRAFEVAAVAAYDTVFLRNTRGFNALVSEESLRNLSGAAAGYSRILVSPAEGVSADQLSLALSAALSDTPYKVEKTYNEAQVQADARQKSMPFFLISFFSLVMSVFIIFSSYQVITLERLPVIGTFRSIGATRRAVTGILLMESLVYGVVSVILAIPAGVAVLGLLLRGLGDSLSQGIAIPMLVSPVNILLSWAVAVLVSLLSAYIPVRRASGLPVKEVVLGRVEQKRVSTRTRMASGAAVLLASAAAPRLLPVSDNGLLLVGGFSLLGILVGAILMIPSVADGSAWIMERLYSRFFGNEGMLAARNLRKNHNVHQNITLLFISLSAVIAISVVGSFVNQYISDVFRGAALDGFADARMTPEFVQQVRELDGVRQVMPLYVMNGAVEGGGILFDRVEAVADLEQYNVMMAVQYSDEADEKAALSAFGQGRSVLLNVDAMKQRGLSVGDTIELSMDGRAFHYRVIGSIQSRADDAQAVIPASCAISDFGQSQYGFLAYTADDPDAAMIRIRDLFGEKENWSRTVEEFNQDAAGVVGAFLSPMHKLTYFILFLAAVGIVNNLLINYLQRRRTSAMYKSVGMSNGQNIKMTLLEGFSSGLTGAVIGVLVSWLLIQTIFLAAGPQIAMTPTLDIWIFLAAGGAGIFINLAGAVVPVIKGSKMKLVEEIKCE is encoded by the coding sequence TTGAAAATCATATTCAGGTATATTTTAAACAATGTCCGGGAGCGAAAGCTGCGGACAGCCGTAATGCTGCTGTCCATTGTGCTTTCATGCGTGCTTCTCTTTGTATCACTGTGCATTGGCGATTCCTATGAGGCCGCCCAGCGCAAGATGGCAAGGGGCATGGCCGGAAGCGCAGCCGTGGCGGTATCAGCCAATCCGGATCAGGATGGCGGTGCGGTGAGCATCGCGCTGTCCGCGGTTCCGGAGCTGCCGGAGATTGGCTGCGCAGTGGGAATACTCGAAGCAAAAGGGCTTTACAATGAGGAGGGCTATTATGAAAATTTTGATTTACTGGCCGCGGATCCAGAGAAGCTGTCTGTGATCAATGAGCCTCGGCTGGTAAGCGGTGAGACACTCAGGCCCCTTGGGAAAAATGGAATTGTCCTGCCGGAGAAATTCACCTCGAAATATGGAATAAGGGCAGGTGACACCTTCAGCCTTGAGATCGGCGGAGAGAAAAGAGCCTTTGAGGTCGCGGCTGTCGCAGCCTATGACACGGTATTTTTACGGAACACACGCGGCTTTAACGCCCTCGTGTCAGAGGAAAGCCTGAGGAACCTGAGCGGAGCTGCGGCGGGCTACAGCCGGATACTGGTGTCCCCCGCAGAGGGCGTATCAGCGGACCAGCTGTCCCTCGCGCTCTCCGCGGCCCTGTCCGATACACCGTATAAAGTTGAAAAGACCTACAATGAAGCGCAGGTCCAGGCCGACGCCCGGCAAAAATCCATGCCCTTTTTCCTGATCAGCTTCTTTTCTCTGGTTATGAGCGTGTTTATCATTTTCAGCAGTTATCAGGTCATCACTCTGGAGCGGCTTCCGGTGATTGGAACCTTCAGAAGCATTGGCGCTACAAGACGGGCCGTCACAGGGATACTGCTGATGGAAAGCCTGGTTTACGGCGTGGTGAGTGTAATCCTTGCGATTCCGGCGGGGGTGGCCGTGTTAGGGCTGCTGCTCAGAGGACTGGGCGATTCGCTTTCCCAGGGAATTGCCATTCCCATGCTGGTATCGCCAGTGAATATTCTCCTGTCGTGGGCTGTGGCGGTGCTGGTATCGCTGCTCAGCGCGTACATTCCGGTACGCCGGGCCAGCGGGCTGCCAGTCAAAGAGGTGGTGCTCGGCAGGGTGGAACAAAAACGGGTATCCACCCGGACAAGGATGGCTTCTGGCGCCGCGGTGCTGCTTGCCTCGGCTGCCGCGCCGCGCTTGCTGCCTGTTTCGGATAACGGACTGCTGCTTGTCGGAGGATTTTCCCTGCTTGGGATTCTCGTCGGAGCTATATTGATGATTCCGTCAGTCGCGGACGGGAGCGCCTGGATTATGGAACGGCTGTACAGCCGCTTCTTTGGAAATGAGGGAATGCTGGCGGCCCGAAACCTGCGGAAAAACCATAATGTCCACCAGAATATCACACTGCTCTTTATCAGTCTGTCGGCAGTCATTGCCATCAGCGTGGTGGGAAGCTTTGTGAACCAGTATATCAGCGATGTGTTCCGCGGCGCAGCCCTTGACGGCTTCGCTGACGCGCGGATGACGCCGGAATTTGTACAGCAGGTGCGGGAGCTTGACGGCGTTCGGCAGGTTATGCCCCTGTATGTCATGAACGGAGCGGTCGAAGGCGGCGGTATTCTCTTTGACCGTGTGGAGGCAGTGGCGGATCTGGAGCAGTATAACGTCATGATGGCTGTCCAATATTCCGATGAGGCAGATGAGAAGGCCGCGCTTTCTGCTTTTGGACAGGGGCGGTCTGTCCTTTTGAATGTCGACGCCATGAAGCAGCGCGGACTCAGCGTTGGTGATACCATTGAGCTGTCAATGGACGGCAGGGCTTTTCATTACAGGGTGATTGGCAGCATTCAATCCCGGGCAGATGACGCTCAGGCAGTGATTCCGGCGTCCTGCGCCATATCGGATTTCGGACAGTCACAATACGGTTTTCTGGCCTATACTGCCGATGATCCTGACGCGGCGATGATCCGCATCCGTGATCTTTTTGGCGAAAAAGAAAACTGGAGCCGGACCGTTGAGGAATTTAACCAGGACGCTGCGGGTGTGGTGGGCGCTTTTCTGTCACCCATGCACAAACTCACGTATTTTATTCTGTTTCTGGCCGCTGTGGGCATCGTCAACAACCTGCTCATTAACTATCTGCAAAGACGCCGGACCAGTGCCATGTACAAATCTGTGGGCATGAGCAATGGACAGAACATTAAAATGACGTTATTGGAAGGATTTTCCTCTGGACTTACCGGCGCGGTAATCGGTGTGCTGGTCTCATGGCTGTTAATCCAGACCATCTTTCTGGCGGCCGGTCCGCAAATCGCCATGACCCCGACTCTGGATATATGGATTTTTCTGGCCGCGGGAGGAGCCGGAATTTTCATCAACCTGGCCGGAGCGGTAGTTCCGGTGATCAAAGGCTCGAAGATGAAGCTGGTGGAAGAAATTAAATGTGAGTAA
- a CDS encoding ABC transporter permease, with translation MRAFKSLFWIELKLSIRAMNLILFGLFSPAVVAVIIGVIYGAKPAFDGAAYSFMAQSFGALSGIGICATGLMGLPLSLADYRHRKILKRFEVTPVSPGMLLFVQMVVNFVYALVAMALVYGICRMFGGSWEGGSLLYFALSFLLVTVSIYSLGMLVASVAGNMKTANLLCTVLYFPMLIFSGATLPYEVMPPALQHAADIMPLTQGVKLMKNAALGLPIENAAVPIAVMVILAVVCIAVSIRFFRWE, from the coding sequence ATGCGCGCGTTTAAAAGTTTGTTCTGGATTGAGCTCAAGCTCTCCATCCGGGCCATGAACCTAATTTTATTTGGTCTTTTTTCACCAGCTGTCGTTGCTGTGATTATTGGCGTTATCTATGGAGCAAAGCCGGCCTTTGACGGGGCAGCGTATTCCTTTATGGCGCAGTCCTTTGGGGCGCTTTCGGGCATTGGCATCTGTGCGACCGGACTGATGGGGCTGCCCCTTTCCCTGGCGGATTACCGCCACCGGAAGATACTCAAGCGCTTTGAGGTCACACCCGTGAGCCCGGGCATGCTGCTCTTTGTACAGATGGTGGTCAATTTTGTTTACGCTCTTGTCGCCATGGCTCTGGTTTATGGGATATGCCGCATGTTCGGCGGCAGTTGGGAGGGCGGCTCGCTCCTTTATTTTGCCTTGTCCTTTCTGCTGGTCACAGTCTCCATCTACAGCCTGGGAATGCTGGTGGCCAGCGTGGCGGGAAACATGAAGACAGCCAACCTGCTGTGCACCGTTTTATATTTTCCGATGCTGATTTTTTCCGGGGCAACCCTGCCCTATGAGGTTATGCCGCCAGCCCTTCAGCACGCGGCGGATATCATGCCCCTGACCCAGGGAGTAAAGCTCATGAAAAACGCCGCACTGGGTCTGCCCATCGAAAACGCTGCGGTGCCGATTGCGGTAATGGTGATTCTGGCAGTGGTCTGCATTGCCGTTTCCATCCGCTTTTTCAGATGGGAATGA
- a CDS encoding S66 peptidase family protein, protein MKLKAGDKVGIVACSNAQPAANRTHVEKLLETLRQAGLDPVCSPYIFEKSRYFSGTAQEKARALMDFYSDNAIRAIFDLSGGDLANEVLEYLDYQVLKDNAKPFFGYSDVTAVINAIYKETGHPGYLYQIRNLIYDFRVEQLSLFKDSLFQGGQSLFDFDYEFLQGSRMEGVVVGGNIRCFLKLAGTPYLPDFSDKLLFLESYSGGADRMVSLLNQYRQMGVFDKINGIILGSFTKMEEAEEKPEIAELVKAVVRNEAMPIAKTREVGHGPDSRAIVIGMPLTLEIG, encoded by the coding sequence ATGAAACTGAAAGCCGGAGATAAAGTTGGTATAGTCGCCTGCTCTAACGCGCAGCCCGCAGCCAACCGGACCCATGTGGAAAAACTACTTGAAACCCTGAGACAGGCAGGCCTGGACCCCGTCTGCAGTCCTTATATTTTTGAAAAATCCCGTTATTTCAGCGGAACAGCCCAGGAAAAAGCCAGAGCGCTGATGGATTTTTACAGCGACAATGCGATCAGGGCTATTTTTGATTTGTCGGGCGGAGACCTTGCCAATGAGGTGCTGGAATATCTGGATTATCAGGTGCTTAAGGACAACGCCAAGCCCTTTTTTGGCTACAGCGATGTGACGGCTGTGATCAACGCCATTTATAAAGAAACCGGACATCCGGGATATCTGTACCAGATACGGAATCTGATCTATGACTTCCGGGTCGAGCAGCTCAGCCTTTTTAAGGACTCTCTGTTCCAGGGCGGGCAGTCCCTGTTTGATTTCGACTATGAGTTTTTGCAGGGCAGCCGTATGGAGGGTGTTGTGGTCGGGGGCAATATCCGATGCTTTCTCAAGCTGGCAGGCACACCCTATTTGCCGGATTTTTCAGACAAGCTGCTTTTCCTCGAAAGCTACAGCGGCGGCGCAGACCGGATGGTCTCACTGCTCAATCAATATCGTCAGATGGGGGTTTTTGACAAGATAAACGGAATTATTCTGGGAAGCTTCACGAAGATGGAGGAGGCAGAGGAAAAACCGGAAATCGCAGAACTGGTAAAAGCGGTCGTCCGCAATGAGGCCATGCCCATTGCCAAAACCCGGGAAGTCGGGCACGGTCCGGATTCCAGGGCCATTGTGATCGGTATGCCGCTGACCCTCGAAATCGGCTGA
- a CDS encoding AraC family transcriptional regulator: protein MKREEKVLAVQRMQDYIKKHMTETITLKELADCAGYSPFHCSRIFKELTGKPPFDYIRALRLSQAALKLRDEEKVRVVDVALDFVFDSHEGFTRAFSKAFGITPRRYSKNPPPIKLFMPDPVKDWYLTMKEGEERMKIYEKQVDTVFVQVIERPARKLMVKWAKSAGEYFAYCEEVGCDIWGVLCSVKEALYEPVGLWMPKRFRPADTGRYAQGVELPVDYDGPVAEGFDLIELPPCKMMVFQGEPFEDEKFYQAVKDIKAVIDGYEPELYGFEWADEDGPRFQLEPQGYRGYIEARPVRAVKN from the coding sequence ATGAAACGGGAAGAAAAGGTGCTGGCGGTTCAGAGAATGCAGGACTATATCAAAAAGCACATGACAGAAACCATTACGCTGAAGGAGCTGGCAGACTGTGCGGGCTATTCGCCATTTCACTGCTCCAGGATTTTTAAGGAGCTGACAGGAAAGCCGCCCTTTGACTATATCCGCGCCCTGCGCCTGAGCCAGGCAGCCCTCAAGCTGCGGGACGAAGAAAAGGTGAGGGTGGTGGACGTGGCTCTGGATTTTGTCTTTGACAGCCATGAGGGCTTCACCCGTGCTTTTTCAAAGGCCTTTGGCATTACACCCCGGCGCTACAGCAAAAATCCTCCGCCGATCAAGTTGTTTATGCCAGACCCGGTAAAGGACTGGTATCTCACCATGAAGGAAGGAGAGGAACGCATGAAAATTTATGAAAAACAGGTCGACACGGTTTTTGTTCAGGTTATTGAGAGGCCGGCCCGCAAGCTGATGGTGAAGTGGGCAAAATCAGCCGGAGAGTACTTTGCCTATTGTGAGGAGGTCGGCTGTGATATCTGGGGTGTGCTGTGCAGCGTCAAGGAAGCCCTGTACGAGCCGGTAGGGCTGTGGATGCCCAAGCGTTTTCGTCCGGCGGATACCGGACGTTATGCACAGGGGGTAGAGCTTCCTGTGGATTATGACGGCCCAGTGGCCGAAGGGTTCGATTTAATAGAACTGCCGCCCTGCAAAATGATGGTCTTTCAGGGAGAGCCTTTCGAGGATGAAAAATTTTATCAGGCGGTTAAGGACATCAAAGCGGTAATTGACGGCTATGAACCTGAGCTCTACGGCTTTGAATGGGCAGATGAGGATGGCCCGCGCTTTCAACTGGAGCCCCAGGGCTACCGGGGATACATAGAGGCACGGCCGGTAAGGGCAGTGAAAAACTGA
- a CDS encoding ABC transporter ATP-binding protein, whose protein sequence is MKHTKKTAVEARHVIKDYQMGEVSASVLKDISLEIFRGEFVAIMGPSGSGKSTLLYILGGLDAPTSGSVILQGQDISRWDDRRKSLMRRRDIGFVFQFYNLIPNLTVEENILLPVLLDGKSRRALQPRLEDLLEIVGLTDRRKHTPRELSGGQQQRVAIARALVNDPEILFADEPTGNLDSKTGGEIMTLLQRINRESGVTILMVTHSAESAECGSRTVVVKDGRIVRMQDRGFF, encoded by the coding sequence ATGAAGCATACGAAGAAAACAGCGGTGGAAGCCCGCCATGTCATTAAAGATTACCAGATGGGAGAAGTATCGGCTTCGGTTCTGAAAGATATTTCCCTGGAAATATTTCGGGGCGAATTTGTAGCCATCATGGGACCGTCAGGCTCTGGAAAAAGTACCCTGCTCTATATTTTAGGAGGACTTGATGCGCCGACCTCGGGCAGTGTTATCCTGCAGGGACAGGATATCTCACGGTGGGACGACAGGCGGAAAAGCCTGATGCGCCGCCGGGATATCGGCTTTGTTTTTCAGTTTTACAATCTGATACCAAACCTGACGGTTGAGGAAAATATCCTGCTGCCCGTGCTGCTGGACGGCAAAAGCCGCCGTGCTCTGCAGCCCCGCCTCGAGGATCTGCTGGAAATTGTGGGGCTTACAGACCGGAGGAAGCACACACCGCGCGAACTTTCCGGCGGCCAGCAGCAGCGTGTTGCCATTGCCCGCGCTCTGGTCAATGACCCGGAGATTCTTTTTGCTGATGAGCCCACCGGAAATCTCGACAGCAAGACCGGCGGAGAGATCATGACGCTGTTACAGCGTATTAACCGCGAAAGCGGTGTAACCATTCTCATGGTCACACACTCCGCCGAATCCGCCGAGTGCGGCAGCCGCACCGTGGTGGTAAAGGACGGGCGTATTGTCCGAATGCAAGATAGGGGCTTTTTTTAA
- a CDS encoding NUDIX domain-containing protein, with protein MPKVRFYKASEDYFFKYAVIIARYAGKWVFCKHRDRRTYECPGGHWEKGETIDETAERELYEETGAVDFDLLPVCVYSVTGEKEETFGMLYLAQIHTFGPMPELEIEQRRLFDVLPDEEQWTYPKIQPLLVKRAMEHPEFH; from the coding sequence ATGCCAAAGGTTCGGTTTTATAAAGCATCAGAGGATTATTTTTTTAAATACGCAGTTATCATAGCGCGTTATGCGGGAAAATGGGTGTTCTGTAAGCACCGTGACCGCCGCACCTACGAATGCCCTGGCGGGCATTGGGAAAAGGGTGAAACCATTGATGAAACAGCAGAGCGGGAGCTTTATGAGGAAACGGGCGCAGTGGATTTTGACCTGCTGCCAGTTTGCGTTTATTCGGTGACAGGTGAAAAAGAGGAGACCTTCGGTATGCTTTATCTGGCACAGATCCACACCTTTGGCCCGATGCCGGAATTGGAAATTGAACAGCGCAGGCTTTTTGATGTCCTGCCTGATGAAGAACAATGGACATATCCAAAAATTCAACCGCTTCTGGTCAAACGTGCTATGGAACACCCTGAATTTCATTAA
- a CDS encoding TetR/AcrR family transcriptional regulator: MNTKERIASEALTLFSSKGYSAVSVRDIARAAGIKESSIYNHYKGKQAIFDELVETYDTRADNFFGKFASPKHLEGNVIENMAYMKTLDGLVEMVLASVEQYLCDDYFFKFFRMLSIERFNNKRVQAIYQKMFIDGALDYQARLFAWMIDNGYFVRADPRMAAMQFHGPIYMIFNQFEPGVTDMKAVMLTLERHVRQFAALYDVRENIHEAE, translated from the coding sequence ATGAACACAAAGGAAAGGATTGCCAGTGAAGCGCTGACGCTGTTCAGCTCAAAGGGCTACAGCGCCGTATCGGTTCGGGATATTGCCCGGGCGGCCGGTATAAAGGAGAGCTCCATTTACAATCACTATAAAGGCAAACAGGCGATTTTTGACGAGCTGGTCGAGACCTATGATACCCGCGCCGATAATTTTTTCGGGAAGTTTGCTTCGCCAAAACACCTTGAGGGAAACGTCATTGAGAATATGGCTTATATGAAAACCCTTGACGGTCTGGTCGAAATGGTGCTGGCGTCAGTAGAGCAGTACCTCTGCGATGACTACTTTTTTAAGTTTTTCAGGATGCTGTCCATTGAGCGCTTTAATAACAAGAGGGTACAGGCTATTTACCAGAAAATGTTTATTGACGGCGCTCTTGATTACCAGGCCCGGCTTTTTGCCTGGATGATTGACAACGGATATTTTGTCAGGGCCGATCCCCGAATGGCCGCGATGCAGTTCCACGGCCCCATCTATATGATTTTCAACCAGTTTGAGCCCGGGGTTACAGATATGAAAGCAGTGATGCTGACATTGGAAAGGCATGTCCGGCAGTTCGCGGCGCTTTATGATGTGCGGGAGAATATCCATGAAGCAGAATAA
- a CDS encoding radical SAM protein yields MKQNKDLTRYMNNAIEKLAAGIVRGTLRNPRETAFILKLRDRLAQAMKKREAAELRGRHIPPFLISSIATECNLHCKGCYARANGICGSGEDRSLTAAEWQNIFKEAAALGVSFNLLAGGEPLTRRDVLEAAAQVRELVFPVFTNGLLIDEATADFFAGNRHLIPVISIEGDRAQTDGRRGEGTHRAVQAVMERLRKRGILFGVSITVTRENLHTVTGDAFISNLDRQGCRIAFFVEYVPVEESSASLAPSEAERMVLEQRQTALRETWPGIIFLSFPGDEKHMGGCLAAGRGFFHINAYGAAEACPFSPYSDRSLKQHTLLEVLDSPFFASLQQEALVGGEHDGGCALFQKQSQVQALLKQT; encoded by the coding sequence ATGAAGCAGAATAAAGATCTTACGCGTTATATGAATAACGCCATTGAAAAGCTGGCGGCGGGTATTGTCAGAGGAACCCTCAGAAATCCCAGAGAGACCGCCTTTATTCTGAAGCTTCGGGACCGGCTTGCGCAGGCCATGAAAAAACGCGAGGCCGCCGAGCTGCGGGGACGCCACATTCCGCCCTTTCTGATCTCCAGCATTGCCACAGAATGCAATCTTCACTGTAAAGGCTGTTATGCCCGGGCCAACGGCATCTGCGGCTCCGGTGAGGACAGGTCGTTGACCGCGGCAGAATGGCAGAACATATTTAAAGAAGCGGCCGCGCTGGGGGTTTCCTTCAATCTTCTGGCAGGAGGCGAGCCGCTTACGCGGCGTGATGTACTGGAGGCGGCCGCCCAGGTAAGAGAGCTGGTCTTTCCGGTTTTTACCAATGGCTTGCTGATTGACGAGGCCACTGCGGATTTTTTTGCCGGAAACCGTCATCTAATACCGGTTATCAGCATTGAAGGCGACAGAGCACAGACCGACGGCCGACGCGGCGAAGGGACTCATCGGGCGGTTCAGGCAGTTATGGAGCGTCTCAGGAAAAGAGGGATACTCTTTGGCGTTTCCATTACAGTCACCAGGGAAAATCTTCATACGGTTACCGGCGACGCCTTTATCAGCAATCTCGACAGACAGGGCTGCCGTATTGCTTTCTTTGTGGAGTATGTGCCAGTGGAGGAGAGCAGTGCCTCGCTGGCGCCGTCGGAAGCGGAGCGGATGGTTTTGGAGCAGCGGCAGACGGCTCTCAGGGAGACATGGCCGGGGATAATTTTTCTCTCCTTTCCAGGTGATGAAAAGCATATGGGCGGCTGTCTGGCGGCCGGACGGGGTTTTTTCCACATCAATGCCTATGGCGCGGCGGAGGCCTGTCCGTTTTCGCCCTATTCGGACAGAAGCCTAAAGCAGCACACCCTGCTGGAGGTGCTGGACTCCCCGTTTTTCGCCAGCCTGCAGCAGGAGGCTCTGGTGGGCGGCGAGCATGACGGCGGATGTGCGCTTTTCCAGAAGCAGAGCCAGGTGCAGGCTCTTTTAAAACAGACCTGA